The following proteins come from a genomic window of Solea solea chromosome 3, fSolSol10.1, whole genome shotgun sequence:
- the LOC131455797 gene encoding interleukin-8-like: MKLCILFMCLTLFAIINGMPPLSRDYNTHCRCLQVESRIIPPDSLRSIKLIPEGPYCANAEVIAGLASGEKVCLNPRSTWVKKLVHFILQKQLHQQGRAGAKNQA, encoded by the exons ATGAAGCTCTGCATCCTCTTCATGTGCCTGACCCTCTTTGCAATCATTAATG GAATGCCTCCACTCAGCAGGGACTACAACACACACTGTCGCTGCCTTCAGGTGGAGTCCAGGATCATTCCTCCGGACAGTCTGAGGAGCATCAAGCTCATCCCTGAAGGTCCTTACTGCGCAAACGCTGAAGTCAT agctGGGCTAGCGAGTGGAGAGAAGGTCTGTCTGAATCCTCGGTCCACGTGGGTGAAGAAGCTGGTCCACTTTATTCTGCAGAAGCAGCTTCATCAGCAGGGAAGAGCAGGCGCCAAGAATCAGGCATAA
- the trmt10b gene encoding LOW QUALITY PROTEIN: tRNA methyltransferase 10 homolog B (The sequence of the model RefSeq protein was modified relative to this genomic sequence to represent the inferred CDS: substituted 1 base at 1 genomic stop codon): MAHIPSAECDMQLNGVSEEMDLLHIQVEADVVEEKPGREDALSARNVLRKQRNXERQLAVKKGKRKEEKQRKRLNRERESGASVDVPQFTKRVMKAMTKERLAEAQSTGLKLCVDLSMTDSMSDKEISRLAGQLRRVYGSNKKATRPFHLFLTDLRADSRLYRECIRKNDGFLSYMMEITDESFLDFFPTETVVYLSPDAEQALETVDAEKVYVLGGLVDESIQKKLSFTRASELSVHTVRLPIDEYMVKKSNAKNFHSKILAVNQVFDILLTFCDTGSWTEALQAWFPQGKGYVVAPDDSSSQKLF, encoded by the exons ATGGCGCATATTCCCTCAGCAGAGTGTGACATGCAGCTGAATGGAGTATCAGAGGAGATGGACCTGCTTCACATACAAGTGGAGGCTGATGTGGTGGAGGAAAAGCCTGGGAGAGAAGATGCACTGTCAGCA AGGAACGTGTTGAGGAAGCAGCGAAACTGAGAGAGGCAGCTCGCTGTGAAGAAGGgcaagaggaaagaggagaagcagaggaagaggctCAACCGTGAGCGGGAGTCTG GCGCTAGTGTTGACGTTCCTCAGTTTACCAAACGGGTCATGAAGGCGATGACTAAAGAGCGCTTAGCTGAGGCTCAGTCCACTGGACTCAAACTGTGTGTGGATCTGAGTATGACGGACAGCATGTCTGACAAG gagatTAGTCGATTGGCCGGTCAGTTGAGAAGAGTGTATGGGTCAAACAAGAAGGCGACTCGACCGTTCCACCTGTTCCTGACAGACCTGAGGGCGGACAGTCGTCTTTACAGAGAGTGCATACGAAAGAATGATGGCTTCCTGAGCTACATG atgGAAATCACAGATGAAAGTTTTCTGGACTTTTTCCCGACAGAAACTGTTGTCTACCTCTCCCCAGACGCCGAACAAG CACTGGAAACAGTGGATGCAGAAAAAGTTTATGTCCTTGGTGGTCTTGTGGACGAAAGCATCCAGAAG AAGCTGAGCTTCACACGGGCCTCAGAACTGAGCGTCCACACAGTGAGGCTGCCCATTGACGAGTACATGGTGAAGAAAAGCAATGCCAAAAATTTCCATTCAAAGATCCTGGCGGTTAATCAAG TGTTCGACATTTTGCTGACCTTCTGTGACACGGGCAGCTGGACGGAAGCCCTGCAGGCATGGTTCCCCCAGGGGAAGGGTTATGTCGTCGCACCAGATGATTCTTCCTCACAGAAGCTCTTTTGA